One segment of Stappia sp. 28M-7 DNA contains the following:
- a CDS encoding ABC-type transport auxiliary lipoprotein family protein, with the protein MCGTGRVRGAVTAAGLSLALLLAGCGSASTPDAYYGLTTPTVTEKTVPGRSGSIQVLVPAPRALQALDTASIAVVDAGPVYTYFPKAAWTDTLPKVVQAKIVQSLENTRGLRGVGLPGEGLLIDYQLQTDLRSFQLQIDGQNRAVVEVMARLVNDRNGRTKASRIFRAEAPARSTNVRDAVDAINAATDSVLREMSTWVLSNV; encoded by the coding sequence ATGTGTGGGACGGGTCGCGTCAGGGGCGCAGTGACGGCCGCAGGGCTGTCGCTGGCACTTCTGCTTGCCGGTTGCGGCTCCGCGAGCACCCCGGACGCCTATTACGGGCTGACCACGCCGACCGTCACGGAAAAGACCGTGCCGGGGCGCAGCGGCAGCATCCAGGTCCTGGTGCCTGCGCCGCGCGCCCTGCAGGCGCTCGATACGGCGTCCATTGCCGTCGTCGATGCCGGCCCTGTCTACACCTATTTCCCCAAGGCGGCCTGGACGGACACGCTGCCCAAGGTGGTGCAGGCAAAGATCGTCCAGTCGCTGGAGAACACCCGCGGCCTGCGCGGCGTCGGTCTGCCGGGCGAGGGACTGCTGATCGACTACCAGCTTCAGACGGATCTCAGGTCCTTCCAGCTGCAGATCGACGGCCAGAACCGCGCAGTGGTCGAGGTGATGGCCCGTCTGGTCAACGACCGCAACGGCCGCACCAAAGCGAGCCGCATCTTCCGGGCAGAAGCCCCGGCGCGCAGCACCAACGTGCGCGACGCGGTCGATGCGATAAATGCGGCAACCGACAGCGTGCTGCGCGAGATGTCGACCTGGGTCCTGTCCAACGTCTGA
- a CDS encoding MlaD family protein produces the protein METRANYIAIGAFVFATLIVGFVFIYWLGSRAEGPRALPVKVVFNGAVTGLSVGGAVNFNGIKVGDVGELGFDPKDPRVVIATIRVSPTTPLRSDVKATLGFQTLSGIAYVDLSGGSTSAPLLLDPNDEEPPVIYAEKSAFEDIVEGARDILSRADTTLASIERVVNDNREEVNKIIVNARVFSDALASNADGVDNFMASVASTGEALQSLSGRLEGLVNSATAVVDAVPPGRVTEIVNNAAEVTSKAAEAADGLTELVANAEGAAQELQQFASGLTASLAKVDAVIETVRPEAITRIVDGASAFASVLQERSADIDRLVVSSTRTMENLEQASTSLAEGKEDIRQVLADARAIGTQLVATVDRIDQVVAAVDPEQVKSLVASVERFSGEIAGKTKIVTDAIEKAGEAVDNVNEFSQSLKGRGPQIDQIVRDAQELASKLNATGTRVQSVVDKVDAMVEGDGEGLIAEATQAAASIRKVADVLAERVGPITSGLERFTARGSTDFSNAMAQLSRTLLEIQRTAADLNRDPQRVIFGGPDKPTFGGAQRR, from the coding sequence ATGGAAACCCGCGCGAATTATATTGCCATTGGTGCATTCGTCTTCGCGACGCTCATTGTCGGTTTTGTTTTTATCTACTGGCTCGGCAGCCGGGCTGAAGGGCCGCGCGCGTTGCCGGTCAAGGTCGTCTTCAATGGGGCGGTGACCGGGTTGTCCGTCGGCGGCGCTGTCAATTTCAACGGCATCAAGGTCGGCGATGTCGGGGAACTGGGCTTCGATCCGAAGGATCCACGCGTCGTGATTGCGACGATCCGCGTCAGCCCGACCACGCCCCTGCGCAGCGACGTCAAGGCAACACTCGGGTTCCAGACGCTTTCGGGCATTGCCTATGTCGATCTGTCCGGCGGCTCGACCAGCGCGCCGCTGCTGCTCGACCCCAACGACGAAGAGCCTCCGGTCATCTATGCCGAGAAGTCGGCCTTCGAGGATATCGTGGAGGGTGCGCGGGACATTCTCAGCCGCGCCGACACCACGCTCGCCTCGATCGAGCGGGTGGTGAACGACAATCGTGAGGAAGTGAACAAGATCATCGTCAATGCCCGCGTGTTTTCCGATGCGCTGGCGAGCAATGCCGATGGCGTCGATAATTTCATGGCGAGCGTCGCCAGCACCGGCGAGGCGCTGCAGAGCCTGTCCGGCCGGCTTGAAGGGCTGGTCAACAGTGCGACCGCCGTTGTCGATGCGGTACCCCCCGGCCGTGTGACCGAGATCGTCAACAATGCCGCCGAGGTCACGTCCAAGGCGGCAGAGGCGGCAGACGGATTGACAGAGCTCGTCGCCAATGCCGAGGGCGCGGCCCAGGAGCTGCAGCAGTTCGCTTCAGGCCTGACGGCCAGCCTTGCCAAGGTCGATGCGGTGATCGAGACCGTCCGTCCCGAGGCGATCACGCGGATCGTCGACGGCGCTTCGGCCTTTGCATCCGTGCTTCAGGAGCGGTCTGCGGATATCGACCGGCTGGTGGTGTCCTCGACCCGGACGATGGAGAACCTGGAACAGGCCAGCACGTCCCTGGCCGAGGGTAAGGAAGACATTCGCCAGGTCCTGGCGGATGCACGTGCCATCGGCACGCAGCTCGTCGCCACCGTCGACCGGATCGACCAGGTGGTCGCTGCCGTGGATCCGGAGCAGGTCAAGAGCCTGGTGGCGTCCGTCGAGCGCTTCTCAGGGGAGATCGCCGGCAAGACGAAGATCGTGACCGATGCCATCGAGAAGGCCGGCGAAGCGGTCGACAATGTGAACGAGTTCAGCCAGAGCCTTAAGGGACGCGGCCCGCAGATCGACCAGATCGTCCGCGATGCGCAGGAACTGGCCTCGAAGCTCAATGCGACCGGGACCCGCGTCCAGAGCGTCGTCGACAAGGTCGACGCGATGGTGGAGGGTGACGGCGAGGGACTGATCGCCGAGGCGACGCAGGCGGCCGCGTCGATCCGCAAGGTCGCCGACGTGCTCGCCGAGCGGGTCGGACCGATCACCAGCGGGCTGGAGCGTTTCACCGCACGCGGCTCGACCGATTTCTCCAATGCCATGGCACAGCTCAGCCGCACGCTGCTGGAGATCCAGCGCACGGCGGCAGACCTCAACCGCGATCCGCAGCGCGTGATCTTCGGCGGGCCGGACAAGCCGACCTTCGGAGGTGCGCAGCGGCGATGA
- a CDS encoding ABC transporter ATP-binding protein: MPSDTALAPPTADETNAPGEEVILRARGVTVGFGSTVVLKDLDLDVRTREILGFVGGSGTGKSVLMRAILGLTPKRAGTIEVFGVDLDKASPEERQAVERRWGVLFQQGALFSSLTVRQNIQVPMREHMRMSQRLMDELALLKLEMVGLPRNAAEKFPSELSGGMIKRASLARSLALDPDLVFLDEPTSGLDPIGAAAFDDLVRKLRDTLGLTVYMVTHDLDSLHSICDRVAVLGEKKVLKTGTVVELMEFDNAWVQSYFNGERALRRV; encoded by the coding sequence ATGCCGTCCGATACTGCCCTTGCGCCGCCGACCGCGGACGAGACGAACGCGCCCGGCGAGGAGGTGATCCTGCGCGCCCGCGGCGTGACGGTCGGTTTCGGCTCGACGGTGGTCCTCAAGGATCTGGATCTCGACGTGCGGACACGGGAGATCCTGGGCTTCGTCGGCGGATCGGGCACCGGCAAGTCGGTGCTGATGCGCGCCATTCTCGGCCTCACGCCGAAGCGGGCCGGCACCATCGAGGTGTTCGGCGTCGATCTCGACAAGGCCTCGCCGGAGGAACGGCAGGCGGTGGAGCGCCGCTGGGGCGTGCTGTTTCAGCAAGGCGCCCTGTTCTCCTCGCTCACCGTGCGGCAGAATATCCAGGTGCCGATGCGCGAGCACATGCGCATGTCGCAGCGGCTGATGGACGAGCTCGCCCTGTTGAAGCTGGAAATGGTCGGCCTGCCGCGCAATGCGGCGGAGAAGTTCCCGTCCGAGCTCTCCGGCGGCATGATCAAGCGGGCGAGCCTTGCGCGCTCGCTGGCCCTCGATCCGGACCTCGTCTTTCTCGACGAGCCGACGTCAGGTCTCGACCCGATCGGCGCGGCGGCATTCGACGATCTGGTGCGCAAACTGCGCGATACGCTCGGCCTCACTGTCTACATGGTCACTCATGATCTCGACAGCCTGCATTCCATTTGCGACCGCGTCGCGGTATTAGGAGAAAAGAAGGTGTTGAAGACGGGGACGGTCGTCGAACTCATGGAATTCGACAATGCCTGGGTGCAGTCCTATTTCAACGGCGAACGCGCGTTGCGGCGGGTATAG
- a CDS encoding ABC transporter permease has product MTVDAAQEIPRLTATEKDGDLLLVLAGPWTIHHGEILEQAVEGIDAPSGGRIHIDLSQVGRLDTAGAWLIHRLRGDLEFHGSRVSLQGALPSFDALISEVEQHHPTPWAPARHKLSLFSILETTGREVVGIGRDALAILHIVGSLVSVLSGVFLRPRSLRIVSIATQFDRACIGAVPIVMLMSFLIGAIIAQQGGFYLRQFGADVYVVDLSGVLVLREIGVILTAIMVAGRSGSAFTAEIGSMKMREEIDALHVIGLRVTEVLILPRLFALILALPILTFLSNLAALFGAGLISWLYLDMAPRVFINLMQQSVTVDTLMVGIVKAPFMALIIGLVACVEGMKVSGSAESLGHHTTMSVVKAIFMVIVVDGLFAIFFSSIGI; this is encoded by the coding sequence ATGACGGTTGATGCAGCACAGGAGATACCGCGTCTCACGGCGACGGAGAAGGACGGCGACCTGCTCCTCGTGCTTGCAGGGCCCTGGACGATCCATCACGGCGAGATTCTCGAACAGGCCGTCGAGGGCATCGACGCGCCGTCCGGCGGTCGTATCCATATCGACCTGTCGCAGGTCGGGCGACTGGATACGGCGGGTGCCTGGCTGATCCACCGCTTGCGCGGCGACCTGGAGTTTCACGGCTCGCGTGTCAGCCTGCAGGGGGCGCTCCCGTCCTTCGATGCGCTGATTTCCGAGGTCGAGCAGCACCACCCGACTCCCTGGGCGCCGGCGCGTCACAAGTTGTCGCTGTTCAGCATTCTCGAGACGACGGGGCGCGAGGTCGTCGGTATTGGGCGCGACGCGCTCGCCATTCTCCACATCGTCGGGTCCCTGGTCAGCGTGCTGTCGGGCGTGTTCCTGCGCCCGCGGAGCCTTCGCATTGTCTCCATCGCCACCCAGTTCGACAGGGCCTGTATCGGCGCCGTGCCCATCGTCATGCTGATGAGCTTCCTCATCGGTGCGATCATCGCCCAGCAGGGCGGCTTCTACCTCCGGCAGTTCGGTGCCGACGTCTACGTGGTGGACCTGTCCGGCGTGCTGGTGCTGCGCGAGATCGGCGTGATTCTCACGGCGATCATGGTCGCGGGACGGTCCGGGTCCGCGTTCACCGCCGAGATCGGCTCGATGAAAATGCGCGAGGAGATCGACGCGCTGCATGTCATCGGGCTGCGGGTCACGGAAGTGCTGATCCTGCCGCGGCTTTTCGCGCTCATTCTCGCCCTGCCGATCCTGACCTTCCTGTCCAACCTTGCTGCCCTGTTCGGTGCCGGGTTGATCTCCTGGCTCTATCTCGACATGGCGCCGCGGGTCTTCATCAACCTGATGCAGCAGTCGGTTACCGTCGACACTCTGATGGTGGGCATCGTCAAGGCGCCGTTCATGGCGTTGATCATCGGCCTTGTGGCCTGTGTGGAAGGCATGAAAGTCTCGGGTTCGGCCGAGTCGCTTGGCCATCACACGACCATGTCCGTCGTGAAGGCGATCTTCATGGTGATCGTCGTCGACGGCCTGTTCGCCATCTTCTTTTCTTCGATCGGGATCTGA
- the dgcN gene encoding N-acetyltransferase DgcN: protein MEIAHPYLLFLGDVPDALAAKTGLGIVDWRRDWCLGQHRLDGCKADAKLPDMSPQDAAKAGARTMVIGAVNAGGVLPEHWVASIVAALDAGMDVASGLHMRLGAVPAIREAAERNGRKLFDVRHSDIRFDTGKGTKRSGKRLLTVGTDCSVGKKYCALALEQAMRAKGFDADFRATGQTGVFISGRGVSLDAVIADFISGAAEWISPAADENHWDLVEGQGSLFHPSFAGVTLGLLHGSQPDAFVVCHEPTRTNMRGVKTPLPTIQQVIDMTVALGKLTNPDIRCVGISINTVALDEAEARKLLADTEAEYGLPATDPVRFGCDSIVERIATEFGKP, encoded by the coding sequence ATGGAAATCGCCCATCCCTACCTGCTGTTCCTCGGCGACGTGCCGGACGCCCTGGCCGCCAAGACAGGCCTCGGCATCGTTGACTGGCGGCGCGACTGGTGCCTCGGCCAGCATCGGCTGGACGGATGCAAGGCGGACGCGAAACTCCCCGACATGTCACCGCAGGACGCCGCGAAGGCCGGCGCGCGGACCATGGTGATCGGTGCCGTCAATGCCGGCGGCGTGCTCCCCGAACATTGGGTCGCCTCCATCGTTGCTGCCCTGGATGCAGGAATGGACGTGGCCAGCGGGCTGCACATGCGCCTCGGCGCGGTGCCCGCCATCCGCGAGGCGGCCGAGCGCAACGGCCGCAAGCTGTTCGACGTACGCCATTCCGACATCCGCTTCGACACCGGCAAGGGCACCAAGCGCAGCGGCAAGCGGCTGCTGACCGTTGGAACCGACTGCTCGGTCGGTAAGAAATACTGCGCGCTGGCGCTGGAACAGGCGATGCGCGCCAAGGGCTTCGACGCCGACTTCCGCGCTACCGGCCAGACCGGCGTTTTCATTTCCGGACGCGGCGTCTCGCTGGACGCAGTGATCGCGGACTTCATCTCGGGCGCTGCGGAATGGATCTCGCCGGCCGCCGACGAAAACCACTGGGACCTCGTGGAAGGCCAGGGGTCGCTGTTCCACCCGTCCTTCGCCGGCGTGACCCTCGGCCTGCTGCACGGTTCGCAGCCCGACGCCTTCGTCGTCTGCCACGAGCCGACCCGCACCAACATGCGCGGCGTCAAGACACCGCTGCCGACGATCCAACAGGTCATCGACATGACTGTGGCGCTCGGCAAGCTCACCAATCCGGACATCCGCTGCGTCGGCATCAGCATCAACACGGTGGCGCTGGACGAGGCCGAGGCGCGCAAGCTGCTCGCCGACACCGAGGCCGAATACGGCCTGCCGGCGACCGACCCCGTCCGCTTCGGCTGCGACAGCATCGTCGAGCGGATCGCGACCGAGTTCGGCAAGCCATGA
- the dgcA gene encoding N-acetyl-D-Glu racemase DgcA, protein MTVELSVATDSWPIEGGFTISRGSRTHANVVMVTLSEGPHRGRGECVPYARYGETVEGVMADIERIAPDIARGLDRAGLQQAMPAGAARNAIDCAFWDLAAKQAGTSAAKLAGISEMGPVTTAFTISLGTPEKMAADTAKAKDRPLLKIKLGGEGDDVRIAAVRAAAPNARLIVDANEAWSEALFARNMEACRAAGVELIEQPLPSDADGGLAHLPRPIPVCADESLHTSTDLERLAPLYDAVNIKLDKTGGLTEALLLAGKAREMHFKVMIGCMLGTSLAMAPGALVAQDADYVDLDAPLLLSKDREPGLVFDGSLMHPPRPELWG, encoded by the coding sequence ATGACCGTCGAGCTGAGCGTTGCCACCGACAGCTGGCCGATCGAGGGCGGCTTCACCATCTCGCGGGGAAGCCGGACCCACGCTAATGTGGTGATGGTCACGCTGAGCGAAGGGCCGCATCGCGGCCGCGGCGAATGCGTTCCCTATGCCCGCTACGGCGAAACGGTCGAGGGCGTGATGGCCGATATCGAGCGCATCGCGCCCGACATCGCCCGCGGGCTCGACCGTGCCGGCCTGCAGCAGGCGATGCCGGCGGGCGCGGCGCGCAACGCCATCGACTGCGCCTTCTGGGACCTTGCCGCCAAGCAGGCCGGCACGAGCGCCGCGAAACTCGCCGGCATCAGTGAGATGGGCCCCGTCACCACCGCCTTCACCATCAGCCTCGGCACGCCGGAAAAGATGGCCGCCGACACGGCGAAGGCGAAGGATCGCCCGCTGCTGAAAATCAAGCTCGGCGGCGAAGGCGACGATGTGCGGATCGCCGCGGTACGCGCTGCCGCACCGAATGCACGGCTGATCGTCGATGCCAACGAGGCCTGGAGCGAGGCGTTGTTTGCACGCAACATGGAGGCCTGCCGCGCGGCCGGGGTGGAGCTGATTGAGCAGCCCCTGCCTTCCGATGCGGATGGGGGCCTTGCCCACCTGCCGCGCCCCATTCCGGTCTGTGCCGACGAAAGCCTGCACACCTCGACGGATCTCGAGCGCCTTGCCCCGCTCTACGATGCGGTGAACATCAAGCTCGACAAGACCGGCGGGCTGACCGAAGCGCTTCTTCTTGCCGGCAAGGCCCGCGAGATGCACTTCAAGGTGATGATCGGCTGCATGCTCGGCACGTCGCTGGCGATGGCGCCGGGAGCACTGGTCGCGCAAGACGCCGATTATGTCGATCTCGACGCACCGCTCCTGCTGTCCAAGGACCGGGAGCCGGGTCTCGTCTTCGACGGCAGCTTGATGCACCCGCCACGCCCCGAGCTCTGGGGCTAG
- a CDS encoding MFS transporter encodes MPLHARVAAIFAAYFFGLGLFLPFFPLVLSEAGLSPGEIGTLLAIPMLVRLAANPLIGAAVDRFGTPGRALALLSILAAVAFSGFFLAKSFLASALLLVVISIAWSPLMPLGDALAARVEREGKGDYGRMRLWGSVSFIVANVIGGSLIGEWTTGVVVGGIVAGLVAAAAAALSVKLPRIQVDENESVSIASPDIALAEVMEDEAPGPVPANGRRKGLAALLREGAFVTPGFLLVILAAACAQASHAAYYAFSALLWSQTGVSGTAVGIYWGLGVITEIGLFAASGRVRSVLGVNGLLAIGIAGAVLRWILFPFVEDPVSIVLVQLLHGLSFGATHLGAVAFVARMAPPQWAGAAQGVNSMVIGAVTALASAIAGMLYASSPVTAFVAMSVLSGIGGLCLIGGLVVSGRAKRAG; translated from the coding sequence ATGCCCCTTCACGCAAGGGTTGCGGCGATCTTCGCAGCCTATTTCTTCGGCCTCGGCCTGTTTCTCCCGTTCTTCCCGCTAGTGCTGTCCGAGGCGGGATTGAGCCCGGGCGAGATCGGTACTCTGCTTGCCATACCGATGCTGGTGAGGCTTGCGGCGAACCCGCTGATCGGGGCCGCTGTCGACCGCTTCGGCACACCCGGGCGCGCGCTGGCGCTGCTCAGCATTCTCGCCGCTGTTGCGTTTTCAGGCTTTTTTCTCGCAAAGAGCTTCCTCGCAAGTGCCTTGCTGTTGGTGGTCATCTCCATTGCCTGGTCGCCGTTGATGCCTTTGGGGGATGCACTGGCGGCGCGCGTTGAGCGTGAGGGCAAGGGTGACTACGGGCGCATGCGGCTCTGGGGATCAGTCTCGTTCATCGTTGCCAATGTGATCGGCGGATCCCTGATCGGCGAGTGGACGACCGGGGTCGTGGTCGGTGGCATCGTCGCCGGCCTGGTTGCAGCCGCAGCGGCGGCGCTCAGCGTCAAGCTGCCGCGAATCCAGGTCGATGAAAACGAATCGGTCTCGATTGCCTCCCCCGACATCGCGCTTGCCGAGGTGATGGAGGACGAGGCACCGGGGCCCGTGCCCGCCAATGGGCGCCGAAAGGGGCTGGCGGCACTGCTGCGCGAGGGGGCGTTCGTGACGCCGGGCTTCCTGCTGGTGATCCTGGCGGCAGCCTGCGCGCAGGCCAGCCATGCGGCCTATTACGCCTTCAGTGCGCTCCTGTGGTCGCAGACCGGTGTTTCCGGCACGGCGGTGGGCATTTACTGGGGACTGGGAGTGATCACCGAGATCGGCCTGTTCGCCGCCTCAGGCCGGGTGCGCTCGGTGCTGGGCGTCAACGGCCTTCTGGCCATCGGCATTGCCGGCGCGGTCCTGCGCTGGATCCTGTTTCCGTTCGTGGAGGATCCCGTCTCCATCGTCCTGGTGCAGCTGCTGCACGGGCTCAGCTTCGGTGCGACGCATCTCGGCGCGGTCGCATTCGTCGCGCGCATGGCGCCGCCGCAATGGGCGGGCGCTGCCCAGGGCGTCAACTCGATGGTGATCGGTGCCGTGACGGCGCTGGCATCGGCGATCGCGGGCATGCTCTATGCGTCGAGCCCGGTTACCGCCTTCGTGGCGATGTCTGTGCTTTCCGGCATCGGCGGGCTGTGCCTGATCGGCGGACTGGTCGTCTCGGGCCGGGCGAAGCGGGCAGGCTGA
- a CDS encoding protein phosphatase CheZ, producing MAEMGTPSAIRESDYEALLNALTDTDRGRWFLSEYMRRNQKPETQMVLDAIARLEKALVRERTVPSIDRIRLDIADMQEAIERTKREIANIKHEQEEGNRFIEASNELDAIVTKTESATQEILAAAEAIQETAWTLRENGADEESCDDIDARATEIFMACSFQDLTGQRTQKIVQVLQYLESRINLMISIWGLEGSRAQDTTFVEDTRPDAHLLNGPQLDGKGVSQDAVDEMFDVSAVEFDTPDAADKAADEASAFSGETASADEIDALFATVDTDSESDADIFDAGKEASQEQANAREMAGLEFDDIEFADADVFEKPSLAPASAAAEDDFDDVVIVDDEDTAAWEAEFEVISKVDAAPAPKARPESVDDGEDPLDRLSPGEKQSLFS from the coding sequence ATGGCTGAAATGGGCACGCCGAGCGCGATCCGGGAAAGCGACTACGAAGCGCTCCTGAACGCCTTGACGGACACGGATCGCGGTCGCTGGTTCCTGAGCGAGTACATGCGCCGGAACCAGAAGCCGGAGACCCAGATGGTGCTCGACGCCATCGCCCGCCTGGAAAAGGCATTGGTGCGCGAGCGCACCGTCCCCAGCATCGACCGCATTCGCCTCGACATTGCCGACATGCAGGAGGCGATCGAACGCACCAAGCGCGAGATCGCCAACATCAAGCACGAGCAAGAAGAGGGCAATCGCTTCATCGAGGCCTCGAACGAGCTCGACGCCATCGTCACCAAGACCGAAAGCGCGACGCAGGAAATCCTCGCGGCCGCCGAGGCGATCCAGGAGACCGCCTGGACACTGCGCGAAAACGGCGCGGACGAGGAAAGCTGCGACGACATCGATGCGCGTGCGACCGAGATCTTCATGGCCTGCTCGTTCCAGGACCTGACCGGCCAGCGCACCCAGAAGATCGTCCAGGTGCTGCAGTATCTGGAATCGCGCATCAACCTGATGATCTCCATCTGGGGCCTGGAAGGCAGCCGCGCCCAGGACACCACGTTCGTTGAGGACACCCGGCCCGATGCGCATCTGCTCAACGGGCCCCAGCTCGACGGCAAGGGCGTGTCGCAGGACGCGGTCGACGAGATGTTCGATGTCAGCGCGGTCGAGTTCGACACGCCGGATGCAGCGGACAAGGCTGCCGATGAGGCGAGCGCCTTTTCCGGAGAGACGGCCTCTGCCGACGAGATCGACGCTCTCTTTGCAACGGTCGATACCGATAGCGAGAGCGACGCAGATATCTTCGACGCCGGCAAAGAGGCGAGCCAGGAGCAGGCAAACGCCCGCGAGATGGCTGGCCTCGAGTTTGACGACATCGAATTTGCCGATGCGGACGTCTTCGAGAAGCCGTCCCTTGCACCGGCAAGCGCTGCCGCCGAGGACGACTTCGACGACGTGGTGATCGTCGATGACGAGGATACCGCCGCCTGGGAAGCCGAATTCGAGGTCATCTCCAAAGTCGACGCGGCTCCTGCGCCCAAGGCGCGGCCCGAGAGCGTCGACGACGGCGAGGACCCGCTCGATCGCCTCTCGCCCGGTGAGAAGCAGTCGCTGTTCAGCTAG
- a CDS encoding DUF2336 domain-containing protein yields MIHDRLEELARTHEPSARSELVRLLSAQYSDRLEREPTEAERHLFSGLVLDVFDQLDHSVRLDIVVRLARTSRITQPLADRLTEEPFDISEPVLEYSPVVSTAKLLEVSRNRSDRHRLAIARRLHVPNKIVDTLIARGTFPVVNALLQNQGAEFAVRAMLAVLILSAADQRLLGALARRCTQDEGFLGDMKMISQTDCPLMPANLERALDNQDELDRLAQTAVDDDRDAGLEIDGQQLSRHELHIQIASGELGFESIFLTLVERKDMNSIIWLVSRHLSLRDSSVRDTFASQAGGAVAMLMKETGIGHKTYGQFLRLRCEWLGIGSKTVAQDVYMYRTMRHPGSQRAFN; encoded by the coding sequence ATGATCCACGACCGGCTGGAGGAACTGGCAAGGACACATGAGCCGTCGGCCCGGTCCGAACTCGTGCGTCTGCTCAGCGCCCAATATTCCGACAGGCTCGAACGCGAGCCGACCGAAGCCGAGCGCCATCTGTTTTCGGGGCTTGTGCTGGACGTGTTCGACCAGCTCGATCATTCCGTCCGCCTCGACATCGTCGTGCGTCTTGCCCGCACCTCGCGCATTACCCAGCCGCTTGCCGACCGCCTCACCGAAGAGCCCTTCGACATCAGCGAACCCGTTCTGGAATATTCCCCGGTCGTCAGCACCGCAAAGCTGCTCGAGGTCTCGCGCAACCGGTCCGATCGCCATCGCCTGGCCATCGCCCGCCGGCTTCATGTCCCCAACAAGATCGTCGATACGCTGATCGCTCGCGGCACGTTTCCGGTGGTGAATGCCCTGCTTCAGAACCAGGGGGCAGAATTCGCCGTCCGGGCGATGCTTGCAGTCCTCATCCTGTCGGCGGCGGACCAGCGACTGCTCGGCGCCCTCGCCCGGCGCTGCACGCAGGACGAGGGCTTCCTCGGCGACATGAAAATGATCTCCCAGACGGACTGCCCGTTGATGCCCGCCAACCTCGAGCGCGCGCTCGACAATCAGGACGAGTTGGACCGGCTGGCGCAAACTGCAGTGGATGACGATCGGGACGCGGGGCTGGAAATCGACGGCCAGCAGCTCTCCCGCCACGAGCTCCATATCCAGATCGCATCCGGAGAACTGGGTTTCGAGAGCATTTTCCTGACGCTGGTCGAGCGCAAGGACATGAACAGCATCATCTGGCTGGTGTCCCGCCATCTATCGCTGCGCGATTCCTCCGTGCGCGACACCTTCGCCTCGCAGGCGGGCGGTGCCGTCGCGATGCTGATGAAGGAAACCGGCATTGGGCACAAGACCTACGGCCAGTTCCTGCGCCTGAGATGCGAATGGCTCGGGATCGGCTCGAAGACGGTGGCGCAGGACGTCTACATGTACCGGACGATGCGACATCCCGGCAGCCAGCGCGCCTTCAACTGA
- a CDS encoding threonine/serine dehydratase, which produces MDAIPVTAPIFQDVRDAQRRIAGEAAVTPLLRSAFLDELTGGTVLLKAENLQRTGSFKFRGAFNRLSLIPEGDRPRGVVACSSGNHAQGVAEAARVLGMPATIVMPQDAPQAKLDRTRRSGARIVTYRRGVDDRDALALEIARETGATMVHPYNDPGVIAGQGTIGAEVAEQAAAMGLTPDAMLTCAGGGGMTGGIALALETLLPDCELLPVEPEGFDDHGRSLVGGAVVANPSEAGSVCDALLARQPGEIGFAITRRRAKQGLTVSDAEALAAVAFAFRELKLVVEPGGAVCLAAVLSGRLPMKGRVIALTLSGGNIDADMMAKALAG; this is translated from the coding sequence ATGGACGCGATTCCCGTCACTGCCCCGATTTTCCAGGATGTTCGCGATGCGCAGCGGCGCATTGCCGGAGAAGCAGCGGTGACGCCCCTGCTGCGCTCGGCGTTTCTCGACGAGCTGACCGGCGGAACCGTATTGCTGAAGGCCGAGAACCTGCAGCGCACCGGCTCCTTCAAGTTTCGCGGCGCTTTCAACCGCCTCTCGCTGATCCCTGAAGGGGACCGCCCGCGCGGGGTGGTCGCCTGTTCGTCCGGCAACCATGCACAGGGCGTGGCGGAGGCAGCCCGGGTGCTGGGCATGCCGGCAACCATCGTGATGCCGCAGGACGCGCCTCAGGCAAAGCTCGACCGCACGCGCCGTTCCGGCGCGCGGATCGTCACCTATCGCCGGGGTGTCGACGACCGGGATGCGCTGGCCCTTGAGATCGCGCGCGAGACCGGTGCAACGATGGTTCACCCCTACAATGATCCCGGCGTCATTGCCGGCCAGGGCACGATCGGGGCCGAGGTCGCCGAACAGGCTGCTGCCATGGGGCTGACGCCGGATGCCATGCTGACCTGTGCCGGCGGCGGCGGGATGACCGGCGGTATAGCTCTTGCCCTGGAAACGCTGCTGCCCGACTGCGAGTTGCTGCCGGTGGAGCCAGAAGGCTTCGACGATCATGGACGCTCGCTCGTGGGCGGGGCGGTGGTCGCCAATCCGAGCGAAGCGGGTTCCGTTTGCGATGCATTGCTTGCCCGCCAGCCGGGCGAGATCGGTTTCGCGATCACGCGTCGCCGGGCAAAGCAGGGGCTGACCGTGAGCGATGCCGAGGCGCTGGCGGCGGTCGCCTTCGCCTTTCGCGAGCTGAAGCTGGTGGTGGAGCCGGGCGGGGCGGTGTGCCTTGCAGCGGTGTTGTCGGGCCGGCTGCCGATGAAGGGGCGCGTGATCGCGCTCACCCTGTCTGGCGGCAATATCGACGCCGACATGATGGCGAAGGCGCTGGCCGGCTAG